The sequence below is a genomic window from Ovis canadensis isolate MfBH-ARS-UI-01 breed Bighorn chromosome 1, ARS-UI_OviCan_v2, whole genome shotgun sequence.
ccatagccttgactagacggacctttgttggcagagtaatgtctctgcttttcaatatgctgtctaggttggtcataacttttcttccaaggagtaagcgtcttttaatttcatggctgcagtcaccatctgcagtgattttggagcccccaaaaataaagtctgacaccgtttccactgtctccccatctatttcccatgaagtgatgggatcagatgccatgatcttcattttctgaatgttgagctttaagccaattttttcactctcttctttcactttcatcaagagggtttttagttcctcttcattttctgccataagggtggtatcatctgcatatctgaggttattgatatttctcccagcaatcttgattccagcttgtgcttcttccagcccagcatttctcatgatgtactctgcatagaagttaaataagcagggtgacaatataccaccttgacatactccttttcctatttggaaccagtctgttgttccatgtccagttctaactgttgcttcctgacctgcacacaggtttctcaagaggcaggtcaggtggtctggtattcccatctctttcagaagtttccacagttgattgtgatccacacagtcaaaggctttggcatagtcaataaggcagaaatagatgtttttctggaactctcttgctttttccatgatccagcagatgttggcaatttgatctctggttcctttgccttttctaaaaccagcttgaacatctggaagttcatggttcatgtattgttgaagcctggcttggagaattttgagcattactttactagcgtgtgagatgagtgcaattgtgtggtagtttgagcattctgtggcattgcctttctttgggattggaatgaaaactgaccttttccagtcctgtggccactgctgagttttccaaatttgctggcatattgagtgcagcactttcacagcatcatctttcaggatttgaaatagctctactggcactagctttgctcatagtgatgttttctaaggcccacttgacttcacattccagaatgtctggctctaggtgagtgatcgtgattatcttggtcatgaagatcttttttgtacagttcttctgggtattcttgccacctcttcttaatatcttctgcttgttaggtccataccatttctgtcctttatcgagcccatctttgcatgaaatgttcccttggtatctctaattttcttgaagagatctctagtctttcccattctgttgttttcctctgtttctttgcactgatcgctgaggaaggctttcttttctcttcttgctattctttggaactctgcattcagatgcttatatctttcctttttctcgtttgctttttgcttctcttcttttcacagctatttgtaaggcctcctgagacagccattttgcttttttgcatttcttttccatggaggtggtcttgatccctatctcctgtacaatgtcacgaacctccgtccatagttcatcaggcactctatcagatctagtcccttagatctatttctcacttccactgtataatcataacgttAATAAGAACATTAACTTATTGAGCCCTATGTGCCTGACGCTGTCTACGGCTTTGCATGGACTACAGCCCCATATGTACTCgtatcccattttatagacaggCAACAAATCTGGAAAGCCAAGTTCACTCACTAAGTGGTAGGGCAGGAACCCGGGTTAACTGCTGTGCTATACAGCTTAGCAGTAACAGAACTGCTACACAAAAGCATGAAGAAATGAAGAGTTATTATCGACGGGCGCTTGGGAGCAAAGCACTTCGGATCATTTGCGAGGCAATATGAAAATGCTCCGGCGATGGGCTGGGATCCAGACTGTAAGACAAGACGCCCTCACGGAGGCGGGGCCGCGGTGGGAAGGCACCCGGGCGGTGGTGCGCACGGTAACAAGAGGAGAAGCGGCGGAGTTGCCAGTCCTAGGACCGCTTCCGGCCAGGGTGTGTGCGGGCCCGGCCCCTGGGGGGGCAGGGCTAACTGCTGCGCATGCGCCGGGCGGGCCAGCGTGCTCCCTCCTGGCTAGCTGGATGTCCGGTTTGCGGGCGCTTCTGGGGCTCGGGCTGCTGGTTGCAGGCTCGCGCCTGTCACGCGTCAGAGTCCAGGCCGGCTCCTGTCGCGCAGGACCCACCTGGTGGGTGCCGCAGCGGCTGATCTCGGGTGGCCGCGGGGACTCAGAAGTCATGGCGAGTTCAGCAGTGAAATACCTGAGGTAGGCGAGGTTCTGAGCGGGCAAGCGGGGCGTAGGACTTGGGTGGAACCCAAGGGGGCGGGACCTGGGGCGGCCGCGCCGCCCGCGCGAGGGAGCACCTGAGGGGTGGGGACTCAGGCCGTGGGTTTCCTCAGCCAGGAGGAGGCGCAAGCCGTGGACCAGGAGCTGTTTAATGAGTACCAGTTCAGCGTGGACCAACTTATGGAGCTGGCCGGTCTGAGCTGTGCCACAGCCATTGCCAAGGTCAGTGGCACAACGCTCGACCTTTGGGGCAAGCCGTTGTACAAGCCCCCCTGGCCTAGGCACAACGAAGTGAGGGGAGGGACGGCCAGGCCAAGCCTGGTCTGTCACTGCCCAAAGCCCCTCTGAATCCCCTTTGACTCTGCCTTCAGGCATATCCCCCCACGTCCTTGTCCAGGAGCCCCCCTACCGTCCTGGTCATCTGTGGCCCTGGGAATAACGGAGGAGATGGCCTGGTCTGTGCTCGACACCTCAAACTCTTTGTGAGTATGCAGGGAAGGGCTGTGGGGGAGTGGTTTCCAAGACCTGGGCTTGAATTACCCACCTTCCTTTCCCCGTAGGGCTACCAGCCAACCATCTATTACCCTAAAAGGCCTAACAAGCCACTTTTCACCGCACTGGTGACGCAGTGCCAGAAAATGGACATCCCCTTCCTTGGTGAAATGCCCTCAGAGGTAGGTGGCTCCTGTTCACGGCCCTCCTCAGTAACTGCTGCCTGCATCCTGCTCTTCACTCACCTTTCCAGGCTGAGCTCACTTACGACTCTCCCTCTCTAGATTAACTGTTAGAGGGCAGGGAGAGTGCCTGACACAGGTGCCTAAAGCATGCTACCTGAATGGAATTGGTGTCATAGGGTGTGCTCCATTTATGAGTTGCCAGCACCCCCTTCTCTATAGCTTTATTTCCCCTTAATCTCCCCTGGTCACTCTTTCCACGCTGTAGCCAATTCCTCTTCCTCTAGCATGTGGTAAACACATTAT
It includes:
- the NAXE gene encoding NAD(P)H-hydrate epimerase, with translation MKMLRRWAGIQTVRQDALTEAGPRWEGTRAVVRTVTRGEAAELPVLGPLPARVCAGPAPGGAGLTAAHAPGGPACSLLASWMSGLRALLGLGLLVAGSRLSRVRVQAGSCRAGPTWWVPQRLISGGRGDSEVMASSAVKYLSQEEAQAVDQELFNEYQFSVDQLMELAGLSCATAIAKAYPPTSLSRSPPTVLVICGPGNNGGDGLVCARHLKLFGYQPTIYYPKRPNKPLFTALVTQCQKMDIPFLGEMPSEPMLIDELYELVVDAIFGFSFTGEVREPFRSILSVLNGLTVPIASIDIPSGWDVEKGSSGGIQPDLLISLTAPKKSATQFTGRYHYLGGRFVPPALEKKYQLNLPPYPDTECVYRLQ